In Mycobacterium sp. 050128, one genomic interval encodes:
- a CDS encoding ABC transporter family substrate-binding protein, whose translation MGLTLAACTVSPPPAPQSTDTPHNTPPPPQRVTQIIMGIDSIGAGFNPHLLSDLSPVNAAISALVLPSAFRPVPDPNTPTGSRWELDPTLLVSAEVTNQNPFTVAYKIRPEAQWTDNAPIGADDFWYLWHQMVTQPGVVDPAGYDLITGVQSLEGGKQAVVTFAQPYPAWKELFNDLLPAHIVKDVPGGFAAGLVRSLTVTGGQFRVENIDPQRDEILIARNDRYWGPPAKPALIQFRRAGAPAALADSVRNGDTQVAQVHGGSASFAQLSAIPDVRTARIMTPRVMQLTLRANQPKLADTQVRKGILGLLDVDLLAAVGAGSDNTISLDQAQIRAPSDPGYVPTAPPAMTKQAALALFSAAGYQVENSVPAPETTPSPTTGPPEVTRGRISKDGKQLSLVIGVAANDPTSVAVANTAADQLRNVGIAASVSALDPVTLYRDALNNNQVDAIVGWHQAGGNLATLLASRYGCPALESTAVPTATTPPTTTPVASTSPASPASTAPTAPSRPPDPGALVQAPSNLTGICDRSIQSNIDAALDGTKGINDVITAVEPRLWNMSTVLPILQDTTIVGAGPSVQNVSLSGAVPVGIVGDAGQWVKTGP comes from the coding sequence ATGGGCCTGACCCTGGCGGCCTGCACCGTCAGCCCGCCGCCGGCGCCGCAAAGCACCGATACGCCGCACAACACACCGCCGCCCCCGCAGCGGGTCACCCAGATCATCATGGGCATCGACTCGATCGGCGCCGGATTCAACCCGCATCTGCTCTCCGATCTGTCTCCGGTCAATGCGGCGATCAGCGCGCTGGTGTTGCCGAGCGCATTCCGGCCGGTGCCCGACCCCAACACCCCCACGGGTTCGCGGTGGGAGCTGGATCCGACCCTGCTGGTGTCCGCCGAGGTGACGAACCAGAACCCGTTCACGGTCGCCTACAAGATCCGGCCCGAGGCGCAGTGGACCGACAACGCGCCGATCGGCGCCGACGACTTCTGGTACCTGTGGCATCAAATGGTCACCCAACCGGGGGTGGTGGACCCGGCCGGCTATGACCTGATCACCGGTGTGCAGTCGCTCGAGGGCGGTAAGCAGGCCGTCGTCACCTTCGCGCAGCCGTACCCCGCGTGGAAGGAACTGTTCAACGATCTGCTGCCGGCGCACATCGTCAAGGACGTGCCGGGCGGTTTCGCCGCGGGACTGGTCCGGTCGCTGACGGTCACCGGCGGGCAGTTCCGGGTGGAGAACATCGACCCGCAGCGCGACGAGATCCTGATCGCCCGCAACGACCGCTATTGGGGGCCGCCCGCCAAACCCGCGCTGATCCAGTTCCGGCGGGCGGGAGCGCCTGCGGCGCTGGCGGATTCGGTGCGCAATGGCGACACCCAGGTGGCCCAGGTGCATGGCGGCTCCGCGTCCTTCGCTCAGCTGTCGGCCATTCCCGACGTGCGGACCGCCCGGATCATGACCCCGCGCGTCATGCAGCTCACGCTGCGCGCCAACCAGCCCAAGCTGGCCGATACCCAGGTCCGCAAAGGGATTCTGGGATTGCTCGACGTCGATCTGCTTGCCGCCGTGGGCGCCGGCAGCGACAACACCATCTCGCTGGACCAGGCGCAGATCCGGGCGCCCAGCGACCCCGGCTATGTACCGACCGCACCGCCCGCGATGACCAAACAGGCTGCGCTGGCGTTGTTTTCGGCGGCGGGGTACCAGGTGGAGAACAGCGTGCCGGCGCCCGAGACCACCCCGTCGCCGACCACCGGGCCGCCGGAGGTGACCCGCGGCCGGATCAGCAAGGACGGCAAGCAGCTGTCGCTGGTGATCGGGGTGGCGGCCAACGACCCGACCTCGGTGGCGGTGGCCAACACCGCCGCCGACCAATTGCGCAACGTCGGCATCGCCGCATCGGTGTCGGCGCTGGATCCGGTGACGCTGTATCGCGACGCGCTGAACAACAACCAGGTGGACGCGATCGTCGGCTGGCACCAGGCCGGTGGAAACCTGGCGACGCTGCTGGCGTCGCGCTACGGCTGCCCCGCCTTGGAGTCGACGGCGGTACCGACCGCGACCACCCCGCCCACGACCACACCCGTCGCCTCGACCTCACCGGCGTCGCCGGCCAGCACCGCGCCGACTGCGCCGAGTCGTCCACCCGATCCCGGCGCGCTGGTGCAGGCGCCGTCGAACCTGACCGGGATCTGCGATCGCAGCATCCAGTCCAACATCGACGCCGCCCTCGACGGCACCAAGGGCATCAACGACGTGATCACCGCGGTCGAGCCGCGGCTGTGGAACATGTCGACGGTGTTGCCGATCCTGCAGGACACCACGATCGTCGGGGCGGGCCCGAGCGTGCAGAACGTCAGCCTCTCCGGAGCCGTGCCGGTCGGGATCGTCGGCGACGCCGGGCAATGGGTGAAAACCGGGCCCTAG
- a CDS encoding TetR/AcrR family transcriptional regulator, with translation MPQATETAPTGIRSRRRGEVLERALYEATLAELAQVGYGGLTMEGIAARAQTGKAALYRRWCSKHDLVHAALVFALPPVPEPRSGRSPRDALLTLFTSHRDVLAGKTAFPGLDTIHQLLHEPEMRAIFADAVVCPRLQIVESILQTAIDAGELDPATVTPLTARVGPALINHHFLLTGVPPNRRELALIVDTVIPPRASASPTSP, from the coding sequence ATGCCGCAAGCCACCGAGACAGCGCCGACGGGCATCCGCAGCCGCCGCCGCGGTGAGGTGCTCGAACGTGCGCTCTATGAGGCCACGCTGGCGGAGTTGGCGCAGGTCGGATACGGCGGGCTGACGATGGAAGGCATCGCCGCCCGCGCCCAGACCGGCAAGGCCGCGCTGTACCGGCGCTGGTGCAGCAAGCACGATCTGGTGCACGCCGCGCTGGTGTTCGCGCTGCCGCCGGTGCCCGAACCTCGCTCCGGCCGATCACCCAGGGACGCCCTGCTGACGCTGTTCACCTCGCATCGCGACGTCCTGGCCGGCAAGACGGCTTTTCCCGGCCTGGACACCATCCATCAGCTGTTGCACGAACCCGAGATGCGCGCCATCTTCGCCGACGCGGTGGTGTGCCCGCGGCTGCAGATTGTCGAATCGATCCTGCAAACCGCGATCGACGCCGGCGAACTCGACCCGGCCACGGTCACTCCGCTGACCGCGCGCGTCGGACCGGCTCTGATCAACCATCACTTCCTGCTGACCGGCGTGCCGCCGAACCGGCGCGAGCTGGCGCTGATCGTCGACACCGTGATCCCGCCCCGGGCATCGGCGTCACCGACTAGTCCCTAG
- the mshB gene encoding N-acetyl-1-D-myo-inositol-2-amino-2-deoxy-alpha-D-glucopyranoside deacetylase, whose protein sequence is MPETARLLFVHAHPDDESLGNGATIAYYAARGAEVSVVTCTLGEEGEVIGERWAGLAFDRADQLGGYRIGELTAALQALGIGAPIYLGGAGRWRDSGMAGTEKRRRERFIDADEREAVGALVEIIRRLRPHVVVTYDPNGGYGHPDHIRAHTVTTAAVAAAAGDDYPGEPWDVPKFYWTVLAVNAFLAGWDALGPDDFLPGWVKPPQEEFDFGYSDDAIGAVVATPPDALAAKVAALAAHATQVVVGPTGRACALSNNMALPILGEEHYVLVTGTAGDRDERGWETDLLAGLNLDGSATR, encoded by the coding sequence ATGCCTGAGACTGCGCGGCTGTTGTTCGTCCACGCCCATCCCGACGACGAGAGCTTGGGCAACGGTGCCACGATCGCGTACTACGCCGCGCGCGGCGCCGAGGTGAGTGTCGTGACCTGCACGCTGGGCGAGGAGGGCGAGGTCATCGGGGAACGCTGGGCCGGGCTCGCGTTCGATCGTGCCGACCAACTCGGCGGCTACCGAATCGGCGAACTCACCGCGGCATTGCAGGCACTTGGTATCGGTGCACCTATCTATCTCGGCGGCGCGGGACGCTGGCGCGACTCCGGCATGGCGGGCACCGAGAAGCGGCGCCGCGAGCGCTTCATCGACGCCGACGAACGCGAGGCCGTCGGGGCGCTGGTCGAGATCATTCGCCGGCTGCGCCCGCACGTCGTCGTCACCTATGACCCCAATGGTGGATACGGGCATCCCGACCACATCCGGGCCCACACCGTCACGACGGCCGCGGTCGCGGCGGCCGCCGGCGACGATTACCCCGGCGAGCCCTGGGACGTGCCGAAGTTCTACTGGACGGTGCTGGCCGTCAATGCGTTCCTGGCCGGCTGGGACGCCCTGGGTCCCGACGATTTCCTGCCCGGCTGGGTGAAACCGCCCCAAGAGGAATTCGACTTCGGATACTCCGACGACGCGATCGGCGCCGTCGTGGCGACGCCGCCGGATGCGTTGGCCGCCAAGGTCGCAGCACTCGCCGCGCACGCCACGCAGGTGGTCGTCGGTCCGACCGGACGGGCCTGTGCCCTGTCGAACAACATGGCGCTGCCGATCCTCGGCGAGGAGCACTACGTCCTGGTCACCGGTACCGCCGGGGACCGCGACGAGCGTGGCTGGGAGACCGATCTGCTCGCTGGACTCAACCTCGACGGATCCGCGACGCGGTAG
- a CDS encoding bifunctional FO biosynthesis protein CofGH — protein sequence MTPRPPGEEPTALPNPVVLPKVSASALRRVLRRARDGVALNVDEAAVAMTARGADLADLCASAARVRDAGLQSAGRRGPDGRLPITYSRKVFIPVTHLCRDTCHYCTFVTVPGKLRAQGSGMYLEPDEILDIARRGAELGCKEALFTLGDRPEDRWPQARDWLDERGYNSTLSYVRAMAIRVLEETGLLPHLNPGVMSWSEMSLLKPVAPSMGMMLETTSRRLFETKGLAHYGSPDKDPAVRLRTLTDAGRLSIPFTTGLLVGIGETLAERADTLHAIRKSHKEFGHVQEVIVQNFRAKQHTAMAAVPDAGIDDYLATIAVARLVLGPGMRIQAPPNLVSRQECLALVAAGVDDWGGVSPLTPDHVNPERPWPALDELAAVTAEAGFDLVQRLTAQPKYVQAGAAWIDPRVQGHVAALADPATGLARDVNPTGMPWQEPDDAQSTGRVDLNASIDTQGRNSEARSDLDSAFGDWESIRAHVHELAARDTNAPERIDTDVLSALRSAERDPAGCSDDEYLALATADGPAMEAVAALADSLRRDTVGDDVTFVVNRNINFTNICYTGCRFCAFAQRKGDADAYSLSAAEVADRAWEAHVEGATEVCMQGGIDPELPVTGYADLVRAVKARVPSMHVHAFSPMEIANGVTKSGLSVREWLISLREAGLGTIPGTAAEILDDEVRWVLTKGKLPTSMWIDIVSTAHEVGLRSSSTMMYGHVDSPRHWVGHLNVLREIQDRTGGFTEFVPLPFVHQSSPLYLAGAARPGPTHRDNRAVHALARIMLHGRISQIQTSWVKLGTQHTQVMLNGGANDLGGTLMEETISRMAGSEYGSAKTVAELTAIAHGIGRPARQRTTDYSPLAA from the coding sequence CTGACACCGAGGCCTCCGGGCGAGGAGCCCACCGCTCTGCCTAATCCGGTCGTTTTACCGAAGGTCAGCGCGTCTGCATTGCGGCGGGTGTTGCGCCGGGCGCGCGACGGTGTGGCGCTCAACGTCGACGAGGCCGCCGTGGCGATGACCGCCCGCGGTGCCGACCTCGCCGACTTGTGCGCCAGCGCGGCGCGGGTGCGCGACGCGGGTCTGCAGTCGGCGGGCCGACGTGGCCCCGACGGTCGGCTGCCGATCACGTATTCGCGCAAGGTGTTCATCCCCGTCACTCATCTGTGCCGGGACACCTGTCACTACTGCACGTTCGTCACCGTGCCGGGCAAGCTTCGCGCCCAGGGCAGCGGCATGTATCTGGAGCCCGACGAGATCCTCGACATCGCCCGGCGTGGCGCCGAACTCGGTTGTAAGGAAGCACTATTCACCCTCGGTGACCGGCCTGAGGACCGCTGGCCGCAGGCCCGCGACTGGCTCGACGAGCGCGGTTACAACTCGACCCTGTCGTACGTGCGCGCGATGGCGATCCGGGTGCTGGAGGAGACCGGGCTGCTGCCGCACCTGAATCCGGGCGTGATGAGCTGGTCGGAGATGTCGTTGCTGAAGCCGGTGGCGCCGTCGATGGGCATGATGCTCGAGACGACGTCGCGGCGGCTCTTCGAAACGAAAGGGCTCGCGCACTACGGCAGCCCGGACAAAGACCCGGCGGTGCGGCTGCGGACGCTGACCGATGCGGGTCGGTTGTCGATTCCGTTCACCACCGGTCTGCTGGTCGGCATCGGGGAGACGCTGGCCGAACGCGCCGATACCCTGCACGCGATTCGCAAGTCGCACAAGGAATTCGGTCATGTCCAAGAAGTGATCGTGCAGAATTTCCGGGCCAAGCAACACACCGCGATGGCCGCTGTTCCCGATGCCGGGATCGACGACTACCTGGCGACGATCGCCGTGGCGCGCCTGGTACTCGGGCCCGGCATGCGGATCCAGGCGCCGCCGAATCTGGTGTCCCGCCAGGAATGCCTGGCGCTGGTCGCCGCGGGAGTCGACGATTGGGGCGGGGTTTCACCGCTGACACCCGACCACGTCAACCCGGAACGGCCCTGGCCCGCCCTGGATGAGCTGGCCGCCGTGACCGCCGAAGCGGGATTCGACCTGGTGCAGCGGTTGACCGCGCAACCCAAATACGTCCAAGCGGGCGCCGCCTGGATCGACCCGCGAGTGCAGGGTCACGTTGCGGCACTGGCTGATCCGGCGACCGGCCTGGCTCGCGACGTCAACCCCACCGGCATGCCGTGGCAGGAACCCGACGACGCGCAATCCACCGGGCGGGTCGATCTCAATGCCTCGATCGACACCCAGGGGCGCAACAGCGAGGCCCGCAGCGATCTCGACAGTGCGTTCGGCGACTGGGAGTCGATCCGCGCGCACGTGCACGAGCTTGCCGCCAGGGACACCAACGCCCCCGAGCGCATCGACACCGACGTGCTGTCCGCGCTGCGCTCCGCCGAGCGCGACCCTGCCGGCTGCTCCGACGACGAGTATCTGGCGCTGGCCACCGCCGACGGCCCGGCAATGGAAGCCGTTGCCGCGCTGGCGGATTCGTTGCGACGCGACACCGTCGGCGACGACGTGACGTTCGTGGTGAACCGCAACATCAACTTCACCAATATCTGCTACACCGGTTGCCGGTTCTGTGCTTTCGCGCAGCGCAAGGGCGACGCCGACGCGTATTCACTATCCGCGGCCGAGGTTGCCGACCGCGCCTGGGAGGCGCACGTCGAAGGCGCCACCGAGGTGTGCATGCAGGGTGGGATCGACCCCGAGCTGCCGGTCACCGGCTACGCCGACCTGGTGCGCGCCGTCAAGGCCCGGGTTCCGTCGATGCACGTGCACGCGTTCTCTCCGATGGAGATCGCCAACGGCGTGACCAAGAGCGGCTTGAGCGTGCGCGAGTGGCTGATCAGCCTGCGCGAGGCCGGGCTGGGCACCATCCCCGGCACCGCCGCCGAGATCCTCGACGACGAGGTGCGCTGGGTGCTCACCAAGGGCAAGCTGCCCACCTCGATGTGGATCGACATCGTCAGCACCGCGCACGAGGTAGGCCTGCGGTCGTCGTCGACGATGATGTACGGCCACGTCGACAGTCCCCGGCACTGGGTCGGCCACCTCAACGTGCTGCGCGAAATCCAGGACCGCACCGGCGGTTTCACCGAATTCGTGCCGCTGCCGTTCGTGCACCAGAGCTCGCCGTTGTATCTGGCCGGTGCGGCCCGCCCGGGGCCGACCCACCGCGACAACCGGGCGGTACACGCGCTGGCGCGAATCATGTTGCACGGCCGCATTTCCCAGATTCAGACCAGCTGGGTCAAGCTCGGCACCCAGCACACCCAGGTAATGCTCAACGGCGGTGCCAACGACCTGGGCGGCACGCTGATGGAGGAGACCATCTCGCGGATGGCCGGCTCCGAATACGGCTCGGCGAAGACGGTGGCCGAACTGACCGCGATCGCCCACGGCATCGGCCGCCCGGCGCGCCAGCGCACCACCGACTACAGCCCGCTCGCCGCGTAG
- a CDS encoding maleylpyruvate isomerase N-terminal domain-containing protein: MDQDRFPEWQPFVDAVRQRRPDTGTWCEAWTVRDIVIHQAGNAEELARVLGAHLEGEPVGTRGFEEREGPLRDLDDADLWDALLNRMAALNDVAAAADEVDADTDVAWTGRTMKVPWFAEHMREELVLHGWDITGDDHAAQARLAEPWMTTHSVLAVGRPLLAKGVKQLGAGERIEARLRVVDTDDVLVDARTGHTTIALAEPEGPATLETDAAARVLLLWGRRPADPSRICSRVGPEALGRLRLLLSGY; this comes from the coding sequence ATCGACCAAGACCGATTCCCGGAATGGCAGCCCTTCGTCGATGCGGTGCGGCAGCGTCGACCCGATACCGGTACCTGGTGTGAAGCGTGGACCGTGCGCGACATCGTCATCCATCAAGCCGGCAACGCCGAGGAACTCGCCCGGGTGCTGGGCGCGCACCTGGAAGGCGAACCCGTCGGCACCCGCGGGTTCGAGGAGCGCGAGGGCCCACTGCGCGACCTCGACGACGCGGACCTGTGGGACGCGCTGCTAAATCGGATGGCCGCCCTGAACGACGTCGCCGCCGCGGCCGACGAGGTTGACGCGGACACCGATGTCGCCTGGACCGGACGCACGATGAAGGTGCCCTGGTTCGCCGAGCACATGCGCGAAGAGCTGGTCCTGCACGGCTGGGACATCACCGGCGACGACCACGCAGCGCAGGCGCGGTTGGCCGAGCCGTGGATGACGACGCACAGCGTCCTCGCGGTGGGTCGACCGCTGCTGGCCAAGGGGGTCAAGCAGCTAGGAGCGGGAGAGCGGATCGAGGCGCGGTTGCGAGTCGTGGACACCGACGACGTCCTGGTCGATGCCCGGACCGGCCACACCACGATTGCATTGGCCGAGCCCGAGGGGCCGGCCACGCTGGAAACCGATGCCGCCGCACGCGTATTGCTGCTGTGGGGACGTCGCCCCGCCGATCCGTCGCGGATCTGCAGCCGCGTCGGCCCGGAAGCCCTGGGCCGACTGCGACTACTGCTCAGCGGTTACTGA
- a CDS encoding hemophore-related protein has translation MTLSLSKLAAAVGGAAVALSAAAGVASADPMDPIINTTCNYGQVMAALNANDPATAQELNASPFAQNYIRQFLASPPPKRQQMAAQIQAMPAAAKYFNTIQQVAVVCNNY, from the coding sequence ATGACGCTGTCGTTAAGCAAACTGGCAGCCGCGGTTGGTGGTGCGGCAGTGGCGCTCAGCGCCGCGGCGGGGGTTGCTTCGGCAGACCCCATGGATCCGATCATCAACACGACCTGCAACTACGGGCAGGTGATGGCCGCACTCAACGCGAACGACCCGGCCACTGCCCAGGAGTTGAACGCTTCGCCGTTCGCGCAGAACTACATCCGGCAGTTCCTGGCCTCCCCGCCGCCGAAGCGCCAGCAGATGGCTGCCCAGATCCAGGCGATGCCCGCGGCCGCGAAGTACTTCAACACGATCCAGCAGGTTGCGGTCGTCTGTAACAACTACTGA
- the fdxA gene encoding ferredoxin has translation MTYTIAQPCVDIKDKACIEECPVDCIYEGARMLFIHPDECVDCGACEPVCPVEAIYYEDDVPEQWSQYTQINADFFVELGSPGGAAKVGMTENDPQAVKDLPPQGEGD, from the coding sequence GTGACGTACACGATCGCCCAACCCTGCGTCGACATCAAAGACAAGGCGTGCATCGAAGAATGCCCCGTCGACTGCATTTACGAGGGCGCACGGATGCTCTTCATCCATCCCGACGAATGCGTCGACTGCGGGGCCTGCGAGCCGGTTTGTCCTGTTGAAGCCATCTATTACGAAGACGACGTGCCCGAGCAGTGGAGCCAGTACACCCAGATCAACGCCGACTTCTTTGTCGAGTTGGGCTCGCCCGGGGGCGCGGCCAAGGTCGGCATGACCGAGAATGACCCGCAAGCGGTCAAAGATCTGCCGCCGCAGGGCGAAGGAGACTAA
- the dapC gene encoding succinyldiaminopimelate transaminase, giving the protein MSASLPEFPWDTLAEAKALAGAHPDGVVDLSIGTPVDPVAPVIQEALAAASASPGYPATAGTAKLRESVVTALGRRFGVTGLAENAVLPVIGTKELIAWLPTLLGLGRADVVVVPELAYPTYDVGARLAGAQVIRADSLTQLGPQSPALVYLNSPSNPTGRVLGLDHLRKVVGWARERRVVVASDECYLGLGWDAEPLSVLHPAVCDGDHTGLLAVHSLSKSSSLAGYRAGFVAGDPGLVAELLAVRKHAGMIVPTPVQSAMVAALDDDDHEKVQRECYARRRAALAPALRAAGFAIDDSEAGLYLWATRGEPSRDSVGWLAGRGILVAPGEFYGPSGGRHVRVALTATDERIEAAVQRLTASSAR; this is encoded by the coding sequence TTGTCGGCATCTCTGCCGGAGTTTCCCTGGGACACCCTGGCAGAAGCGAAAGCGCTGGCCGGGGCTCATCCCGACGGCGTGGTCGACCTGTCCATCGGAACCCCGGTAGACCCGGTCGCGCCGGTAATCCAGGAAGCGCTGGCGGCCGCCAGCGCCTCGCCCGGATATCCCGCCACCGCGGGCACTGCCAAGCTGCGTGAATCCGTGGTCACGGCCCTCGGCCGCCGCTTCGGCGTCACCGGGCTCGCCGAGAACGCCGTGTTGCCCGTGATCGGCACCAAGGAACTCATCGCCTGGCTGCCGACGCTGCTCGGGCTTGGCCGCGCGGATGTGGTCGTGGTTCCCGAACTCGCCTATCCGACCTATGACGTCGGCGCCCGGTTGGCCGGGGCGCAGGTGATCCGCGCGGATTCGCTGACCCAACTCGGCCCGCAGTCGCCGGCGCTGGTCTATCTGAATTCGCCGAGCAACCCGACCGGACGCGTGCTGGGCCTCGATCATCTGCGCAAGGTCGTCGGGTGGGCGCGGGAACGCCGGGTCGTGGTGGCGTCCGACGAGTGCTACCTGGGCCTGGGCTGGGACGCCGAGCCGCTGTCGGTGTTGCATCCCGCGGTGTGCGACGGCGACCACACCGGCCTGCTGGCGGTGCATTCGCTGTCCAAGAGCTCCTCGCTGGCCGGGTACCGGGCCGGTTTTGTCGCCGGCGATCCCGGCCTGGTCGCCGAGCTACTGGCGGTGCGCAAGCACGCCGGAATGATCGTGCCGACACCGGTGCAGTCCGCGATGGTGGCCGCGCTGGACGACGACGACCACGAGAAGGTGCAGCGCGAGTGCTACGCCCGCCGCCGCGCCGCCCTCGCACCGGCGCTGCGCGCCGCGGGCTTCGCGATCGACGATTCCGAAGCCGGGCTGTATCTGTGGGCAACCCGTGGTGAGCCCTCTCGCGACAGCGTGGGGTGGTTGGCCGGCCGCGGCATCCTGGTGGCGCCCGGCGAGTTCTACGGCCCGAGCGGCGGGCGACACGTGCGTGTCGCGCTGACCGCCACCGACGAGCGCATCGAGGCCGCGGTCCAGCGGCTCACCGCATCGTCCGCGCGCTGA